TATTTAGTGGTAACAGAAATGATGTATCAACATTAATTGATTTTTTAGATACTCAAAAGAAAAGATTCAATATCAAAAATACTACTATAGTCGCTGATGCTGGTTTAGTATCTAATGATAACATAGTGAAAATACTTCTTAGTAAAAATCAGTATATTTTTAAAGAATCAATGTTAAGAATAAATGAAAATATTATGGCTTCTTTTGATAATATAGTTAAACCCAAATTAGAATATATTATGAGTAAAAACGAAAAACTTAAAGGGTGTTACTTTAGTTTAGTTTTAAATTTTGAATTAAAAGTTTTAGATATATATGGTAAAACTAAAAAAGTTAGTGTCCCACAAAGATATATTTTTATGTATTCTAAAAAATTTGATGAAAAACATAAAAGAGTAAGAATGGATCAATTAGAAAATGTTGATAAATATATAAGTGATACTTCTAAACTAAAAGATAAAATGAAAAAAGTAATTCCTAATTTAATAAAAATAGATACTACAAAAACTAATATAGAAATTGACCAAGAAAAACTTGATAAGTATGAAAAAACTTCTGGTTATTCTCTAATAATAACAAGTAATGTAAAGACTTATGGTTCAAAAGATGAATATGTAATACCAGATTCTGAAATAATAAATATGTATAAAATGCAGTATTTAATTGAGGAATCATTTAAAATCTGTAAAACTAATTTAGATATAGATAATATATATTTAAAACGCGAAGATAGAATTGAAGAACATTTTTTAACTGGGTTTCTATCATTGGCATTTTTAAGAATTTTACAACAATATTTAGCAAATGAATATTCTATAGCAAATGTACAAGAAACACTTAAAGAGTTTAAAATTAATAAGTTAAGAAATACCAATTATTATCAATTAAGTACTATTAATATGTTAAATGCAAAATTACAAAACAATTTAGACATAAGTATAAACCAAAATATATATGATGGAAAAGAAATAAGAAGTTTAATCGGAAATTTAAAAAAAAATTAAGTTTTGATAGTATTTTATTTAGAAAAAATAAAGTCTGAAACCCTTATGATTAAAGGGCTAAACTTTATTTTTTTTCATTTATTTTTCTAAAGTCAAGATATTATATCTTAAAAAAATTTCAAAAAAAATTTGATATAATTATATTTTTTTATAATATTATTATTAAATTTAAAATTTTTAATTATAGTATTAAATATAGTATGCTTATATAAAAAACTACAAAAAAAAGTGGAACTTTCGTTCCACCAAACTGGCACTTCATAAGCCGAATTTTGTTTATGTTAATCATTTATCTAGTTATATATTTGCATATATAATCAAGCGAATACCACTAAGACACAGCGAGCAACTGTTATAGTCTTTAACTTTTCTTGCTTCAGGAGGGGTTTACCTATCTAACTTAGTCCCCTAAGCTAATGGTGGGCTTTTACCCCACCGTTTCACCCTTACATTTTACAATGCGGTTTATTTTCTGTGGCACTTTCCTTAAAATTACTTTTAGCAGTCGTTAACTGCCTCCTTTGCTCTATGAAGTTCGGACTTTCCTCTATTTTTCAAGCGATTAACTGAAATACCAGTATTTAATTTATTATATTTATTTAACTTCTTCCATATAATTTAATATGAAATCTGCCCCTAATGATGGGAATACAATTCCTTTATAAGATTTATCTAAAATGTATAATTCATTTTTAGAGAATAATACTCCTATAGGCATTTCATCAGCTAAAATTTCTTCTGCTCTTTTTAAAGCATCAAATCTTTTTTGTTTATCTATAGTTGTTTTAGCTATATCTATTAATTTATCATATTCAGCATTGCTAAATGAAGTGTGGTTATTTCCACCATTAGTTACCCATAAGTCTAAGAAAGTTATTGGATCTCTAAAATCTGCTCCCCAACCAGCAAGTACTATATCAAAGTTTTTAGAAGTCATTCTTGCTAATCTTTCTTTAAATTGCATTAATTCTATATTAACAGTTAATCCTAAATTATTTCTTAATAATTCTTGTAATGATTCACCAATTTTTTTATTAGCTCCTGAATCATTTAAAATTATTGATATTTCAGGGGCTTTACTTAATCCTAATTCTTTAAGACCCTCAGCTAATAATTTTTTAGCTCCTTCTGGATTATATTTAGGTATAACATCTCCAACTGCTTCTACAAATTCCTTACCACTAGGGTCTTCTCCTAGACCTTTAGGTGTTAAAGTATATGATACTGAATTTATATTTCTAAATACATTTTTTATAATATCTTCTTTATCAATAGCCATTGTTATAGCTTGTCTAATTTTTTTATTCTTTAAGAAATTTGTTTCTGTATTATATTCCATATACCAAGTTGTAGCAACTGGAACTTTTAATAATCTATCATCATCTTTAAATTCTTCATATTGTTCTGTAGATATTTTAACTAAATTAAATTTTCCATTTTTGAAAGCATTTGCTGCTGAATTAATATCTGCAATAAATTTAGTAACTATTCTTGGAACTTTTATCGCTTCTTGATTATAGTAATGTTCATTTTTTTCAAATTCCATTTTGGAAGTATGTGTCCATGAAACTAATTTATATGGACCTGAATATAGCATATTCTCTGCTTCTAACCCATAATCTGCTCCTTTTTCAGTAGCAAATTTTTCATTTATTGGCATATATGTTAAAAATGAAACTAATGATTCAAAATATGGTATTGTATTTTTTAAAGTTACTTCTAATGTTTTATCATCTATTACATTAATAGCAACATCTTCAGCTTTACCTTTTCCTTCATTATATTCTTGAGCTCCTTTTATATAATAAAGCATATATGCATATTCTGAAGCAGTTTCAGGATTTAAAGCTCTAAGCCAAGCAAATTTGAAATCTCCTGCAACTAATGGATCACCATTAGACCATTTTAAATTATCTCTTAAGTGGAAAGTCCAAGTTTTTCCATCTTCTGATACATCCCAAGATTTGGCAAGACCTGGTTCTATAGTTTTATTTTTACCTACTTTAGTCAACCCTTCTTGTAATAATGTATTTATTTGCGTTGTTACATTACTTGTTCCTAAAGCAGGGTCTAAACTCTTCCCTTCTTCACCTGAATTATATGTAAATGTTGCCATTTCATTGTCTGACGATGACGAACCTCCACAACTAAATATTGCAATAGCTAAAACTATGCTTGTTAATATTTTTTTCATATTTAATACTCCCCCTTATATTATACTCTTATTTAATTACCTTATCAGCATTATTTAATCTTATACGAACACCAAATGGTGATAATTCTACACCTGTTAGGTTTTCATTGAATAAAAACAATTCTAATTCTTGATATAAAGGTAATATAGGCATTTTATCTGCTAAATATTTTTCTGCTTCTATTAAATAACCTATTCTTTTAGCTCTATCAGGAGTTTCAGTTGCTTTTTTAATTAACCCATCATAATTTTCATCTTTAAATCCTGTAACATTATTACCATTAAATGAAGCCATTAAATCTAAGAAAGTCATAGGATCTTGATAATCTGCTCCCCATGAATTTAATACAAAATCATGATTTAATGCTTTTGTTCTTGCTAATCTTTCTTTAAATGTAATCATTTCTACTTCTACATCTACTCCTATAGATTTTCTTATATCTTCTTGTATTGTTGCACCAATTTTTCTGTTATCACTATATCTATCATCAATTAATAAAGTTAATTTAGGTAATTTTTCTAAACCTAATTCTTTTAATCCTTTTGCTAAATATTCTTTTGCCTTTTCTGGATTATAGCTATCAAAAGCCTTACCTACTTCTTTAACAAAATCTTCTTTAACACCTTTAATTCCTGTATTAGCAGGTGTTAA
This genomic interval from Oceanivirga salmonicida contains the following:
- a CDS encoding IS1634 family transposase; this encodes MFLEICKSKNITYLYKAQYVTIAKGRYKRVRELLGRLDELEKIYDDPVTHFRKELELQTKLEKENKKNNEINLSFSQEKININDLVNKTLIDETLEKNIGSLIIQHIYHKLNLDILLKKIQIKENTKIKMSKLLQLLIICRCLYPNSKLSDFRHKDNFADTFNLSRDDIYRGLEILNKYKDEIISHFNNNISNLINYDLSNAHYDLTNYFVYTDDTTYLIKKGYSKVKNGKPIIQQALLTDANGLPINYQLFSGNRNDVSTLIDFLDTQKKRFNIKNTTIVADAGLVSNDNIVKILLSKNQYIFKESMLRINENIMASFDNIVKPKLEYIMSKNEKLKGCYFSLVLNFELKVLDIYGKTKKVSVPQRYIFMYSKKFDEKHKRVRMDQLENVDKYISDTSKLKDKMKKVIPNLIKIDTTKTNIEIDQEKLDKYEKTSGYSLIITSNVKTYGSKDEYVIPDSEIINMYKMQYLIEESFKICKTNLDIDNIYLKREDRIEEHFLTGFLSLAFLRILQQYLANEYSIANVQETLKEFKINKLRNTNYYQLSTINMLNAKLQNNLDISINQNIYDGKEIRSLIGNLKKN
- a CDS encoding peptide ABC transporter substrate-binding protein; amino-acid sequence: MKKILTSIVLAIAIFSCGGSSSSDNEMATFTYNSGEEGKSLDPALGTSNVTTQINTLLQEGLTKVGKNKTIEPGLAKSWDVSEDGKTWTFHLRDNLKWSNGDPLVAGDFKFAWLRALNPETASEYAYMLYYIKGAQEYNEGKGKAEDVAINVIDDKTLEVTLKNTIPYFESLVSFLTYMPINEKFATEKGADYGLEAENMLYSGPYKLVSWTHTSKMEFEKNEHYYNQEAIKVPRIVTKFIADINSAANAFKNGKFNLVKISTEQYEEFKDDDRLLKVPVATTWYMEYNTETNFLKNKKIRQAITMAIDKEDIIKNVFRNINSVSYTLTPKGLGEDPSGKEFVEAVGDVIPKYNPEGAKKLLAEGLKELGLSKAPEISIILNDSGANKKIGESLQELLRNNLGLTVNIELMQFKERLARMTSKNFDIVLAGWGADFRDPITFLDLWVTNGGNNHTSFSNAEYDKLIDIAKTTIDKQKRFDALKRAEEILADEMPIGVLFSKNELYILDKSYKGIVFPSLGADFILNYMEEVK